A stretch of the Chloroflexota bacterium genome encodes the following:
- a CDS encoding biotin--[acetyl-CoA-carboxylase] ligase: MSDLSVDGIKARLTTATVGRNFIYLPQTGSTNEVAKQLAGQGAPEGTLVIAEEQTAGKGRLGRRWLAPAGTSLLLSLIFYPNLPPTHVGALTMICGLAVLDALEETAGLVGSLKWPNDILLNERKAGGILTELAVRGERIEYVIVGLGLNVNLRPAEVPGLPPDTTSVSEAAGRPVNRGELLLSLLAHVERHYLSLQHGHLPHREWASRLSTLGQQIVAMTPEGTIVGLARDVDETGALLILTPEGNTVRLLAGDVTLCRKAAR, translated from the coding sequence TTGTCCGATCTGAGCGTGGACGGAATCAAGGCTCGACTGACAACGGCCACCGTGGGCCGCAACTTTATCTATTTGCCCCAGACCGGCTCGACCAACGAAGTGGCCAAACAACTGGCGGGCCAGGGTGCACCGGAGGGCACGCTGGTCATCGCCGAAGAGCAAACTGCAGGCAAGGGCCGTCTGGGGCGGCGTTGGCTGGCCCCGGCAGGCACGTCGCTGCTCCTCTCGTTGATCTTCTATCCCAATCTCCCGCCCACCCACGTTGGCGCACTGACGATGATCTGTGGCCTGGCTGTCCTCGACGCCCTTGAGGAGACGGCTGGTCTCGTCGGCAGCCTCAAATGGCCCAACGACATCCTGCTGAACGAGCGCAAGGCCGGGGGCATCCTGACCGAATTGGCCGTGCGGGGAGAGCGTATCGAATACGTCATCGTGGGATTGGGGCTCAACGTGAACCTGCGGCCCGCTGAGGTGCCTGGCCTCCCGCCAGACACTACCAGTGTCAGCGAAGCGGCCGGACGCCCAGTGAATCGCGGCGAACTTTTGCTCAGCCTCCTCGCGCACGTTGAGCGGCACTACCTATCCCTCCAGCACGGCCACTTGCCTCATCGCGAGTGGGCCTCGCGGCTGAGCACATTGGGCCAGCAGATCGTAGCGATGACGCCCGAGGGTACCATCGTGGGCCTGGCGCGGGACGTGGATGAAACCGGCGCACTTCTTATCCTCACGCCCGAGGGCAATACAGTGCGGTTGCTGGCCGGTGATGTAACGTTGTGCCGAAAGGCGGCGAGATAG